The nucleotide window TCCAAGTGTCCTtgtcctctgcagagccagcccaCTCAAGCTGCGCCGGTCGTGATGGGCTGCTGGAGGCAAAGACAGCGGAGCCGGGTgaggggagctgcagggagccaggggcaggtgggaacCCCGCAGAGGAAAACAGGAGCCTGGTGAAGGAAAGCAGGAATTTGGTAGAGGAAAGCAGGAACCTGGTGGAAGAAAGTTGGAACCTGGTGAAGGAAAGCAGGAACCCAGTGGAGGAAAGCAGGAATCCAGTGGAGGAAAGCAGGAATCCAGTGGATGAAAGCAGGAATCCAGCAGAGGAAAGCAGGAATCCAGTGGAGGAAAGCAGGAATCCAGTGGAGGAAAGCAGGAATCCAGTAGATGAAAGCAGGAACCCAGCGGAGGGTGTGGAAGAGAAGAAGGGTCTGGAAGAGGAGAATGGGAAAGATTCAGAGAATGTTGGCCAAGGTCCAGTGGCTGACATTCCCGAAGAACCAGGAAAGGTAGATCCTGGCCCAGGAAAGCCAGGGAATGGCTCCAGTGTGGGCAGGCCAGTAGCCTACTATCGAAATGCCACCCGGGAATTCTACTCCTGCCCCATCTGCAGGAGAAGCTTCCTGCTGAAGATCAACTTCCTGATCCACCAGCGCAGCCACAGAAACTTGGTGCCCTATGTCTGTGTCCACTGCGACCGCGGGTTCATGTCCAAGAAGAAATTTAAGCGGCACCTCCGGGCCTGTGCGGCCAATCGGACGTGCCAGCCCTTGGAGCTGGCAACGTGTCCCATCCAGACACCGTGCCCaacctcccagccccacacacaggTGGCCAATGGGACGTGCCAGCCCTCAGAGCCAGAGGTGTGTCCTGTCCAGACACCGTGCCCAACCTCCCAGTCCCACACACAGGTGGCCAATGGGACGTGCCAGCCCTCAGAGCCAGAGGTGTGTCCTGTCCAGACACCGTGCCCAACCTCCCAGTCCCACACACAGGTGACCAatgggatgtgccagccctCAGAGCCAGAGGTGTGTCCCATCCAGACACCGTGCCCAATGTCACAGTCCCAAACCTGGGCAGCCACTGGGGTGTGCCAACCTTTGAGTCAGCCAGAGGCGTGTCCCAGTCGGACACTGTGCCCAACCTCCCAGCCCCCAGGCCCAAGCAGGGACTGTGGCAGAGTGTGGGacaagcccagccctgccaggtgCCGGCTGCCCCCTGGGAAGGTCATGTACACATGCAACGAGTGCCTGGAGAACTTCTCCAGCCAGCGGTTCCTGACGGTGCACCAGCACTGGCACTCCGGCCAGCACCTcatcctctgtccctgctgcaacCAGAGCTTCACCCACATCTCAGGCTTCGTCCggcagcactgggcacacaTGGGTGTCCGGCCCTACCAGTGTGGCGTCTGCCAGAAGACCTTCAAGAAGTTCTCCCACCTCAAGAAGCACCGGAGGATCCACAtgcggcagcagcagcggctGTTCCCCTGTGCCAACCCGATGCCCATCCCGGCGGGACCTGTGGCAGGAGATGGGGTGGGAAGCCAGGGTGTGACCTCCCAggggtgctgtgctgctgctgctgcaccttgAGGAGGCAGCTGTTGGACCTCAAGGTGTACTCCCAAGGATGGGAAGCTGCTGTTGGACCTTCAGGTGACCTCCCAGGGATGAGATGCTGCTGATGGGCTTTGGAGTGTCCTCTCAGGAATGAGATGCTGCTGATGGAACTTGAGGTGTCCTACTGGGAATGGGATGCCACTGTTGAACCTCAAGGTGACCTCCTGGGAATGGGAGGTCACTGCTGGATTTGAAGTGACCTCCCAGGACAGCTGTTGGACCTTGAGATGACCTCCTAGGGATGGGATGCTGCTGTTGTAACTTGGGGTGTATTCCCAGGAATGGGATGCTGCTATTGAACCTCAGGGTGACCTCCCAGGAAGGGGATGCTGCTGCACCTTGAAGTGACCTCCCTGCTGTTGGatcttctcctctcctcccctctccctctcccaccacAGACCCAAGCAGGCTGGATGAAGGCTGGAGCATGGGCAGTgtttcccagctctcctgccctggggatggagtgtgcccaccctgcccatgATGGGGGTGCTCCTTGTTCCTGAGCCCCGATGGAGCGGGTGGGGTGCCAGGAGTGGGTCCCTTTTCTGGAGAGTGCCAATAGATGCTGTAGAAACCAGGGAGCTGAACGTGGATTCCTTGGGGAGCTCTGGGCCTGGCTGGGTGAGGGGCACCAGGAATGGCAGCAGAGGTGtcctggtggggtggggtgggatggggtgagggCGAGAATGGAGCACTGGGCAGGGGGTGTCACCTGGTGCTCGGGAGCTGGAGCTGCGGTCCCAGTccaggaggggatgggatggggggtctgggaggcactgggaatGGCAGTGGGAATGGCAGTGGGGCCTCTGATGGGATGCAGTGCAGGAGTGATGAGGCTGGAGGAGCACTGGGTGTGGGGGGATCACTGGACACTGGGAGTTTGGGGGCTGGAGCTGCGGGCCAGGTGCAGGGGTGGGAATGTGATGGGTGGTGGGTTGAGGATGGGGTGAAATGGGATGGCACAGAATGGGAGTGGAGTGGGAATAAAGATGGTGTTGGGATGCAGATAGGATGGAAATGGGGTGGGATTAAGGATGAGATGGGGGTGTATGGGAATAGGGATGGGTTTGGGACAGGGCTGGAATGGGACGGGACAGAGAAGGTGAAAGGtctgggatggggtggggatgcaggtgggatggggatgatgcaggtgggatgggggtGCAGATGGGATGTGGATGCCAGAGGGATGGGGTGAGGTGGTTCTGcaggcaggatgggatggggatgcgggtgggatggggatgatGTAGGTGGGATGGGAATGcgggtgggatggggatgatGCAGGCGGGATGGGGGTGCGGGTGGGATGGGGATTCAGGTGGGATGTGGATGCAGGTGGGATGAGGATTCAGGTGGGATGTGGAtgcaggtgggatggggatgatgcaggtgggatgggatggggatgtaGGTGGGTTGGGGTGAGGTGGTTCTG belongs to Pithys albifrons albifrons isolate INPA30051 chromosome 7, PitAlb_v1, whole genome shotgun sequence and includes:
- the LOC139674181 gene encoding zinc finger protein 777-like isoform X1; translation: MAELRERLEALERRMERVETALRERPPAALRFHEVPVRFEDVAVSFSQQEWESLDQGQQELYRSVMEGNYEMLVSLYSALSKPELLLWLEREEMLSTLMQSEPEAADVSPEPAGEPAHSSCAGRDGLLEAKTAEPGEGSCREPGAGGNPAEENRSLVKESRNLVEESRNLVEESWNLVKESRNPVEESRNPVEESRNPVDESRNPAEESRNPVEESRNPVEESRNPVDESRNPAEGVEEKKGLEEENGKDSENVGQGPVADIPEEPGKVDPGPGKPGNGSSVGRPVAYYRNATREFYSCPICRRSFLLKINFLIHQRSHRNLVPYVCVHCDRGFMSKKKFKRHLRACAANRTCQPLELATCPIQTPCPTSQPHTQVANGTCQPSEPEVCPVQTPCPTSQSHTQVANGTCQPSEPEVCPVQTPCPTSQSHTQVTNGMCQPSEPEVCPIQTPCPMSQSQTWAATGVCQPLSQPEACPSRTLCPTSQPPGPSRDCGRVWDKPSPARCRLPPGKVMYTCNECLENFSSQRFLTVHQHWHSGQHLILCPCCNQSFTHISGFVRQHWAHMGVRPYQCGVCQKTFKKFSHLKKHRRIHMRQQQRLFPCANPMPIPAGPVAGDGVGSQGVTSQGCCAAAAAP
- the LOC139674181 gene encoding zinc finger protein 768-like isoform X3; translated protein: MLSTLMQSEPEAADVSPEPAGEPAHSSCAGRDGLLEAKTAEPGEGSCREPGAGGNPAEENRSLVKESRNLVEESRNLVEESWNLVKESRNPVEESRNPVEESRNPVDESRNPAEESRNPVEESRNPVEESRNPVDESRNPAEGVEEKKGLEEENGKDSENVGQGPVADIPEEPGKVDPGPGKPGNGSSVGRPVAYYRNATREFYSCPICRRSFLLKINFLIHQRSHRNLVPYVCVHCDRGFMSKKKFKRHLRACAANRTCQPLELATCPIQTPCPTSQPHTQVANGTCQPSEPEVCPVQTPCPTSQSHTQVANGTCQPSEPEVCPVQTPCPTSQSHTQVTNGMCQPSEPEVCPIQTPCPMSQSQTWAATGVCQPLSQPEACPSRTLCPTSQPPGPSRDCGRVWDKPSPARCRLPPGKVMYTCNECLENFSSQRFLTVHQHWHSGQHLILCPCCNQSFTHISGFVRQHWAHMGVRPYQCGVCQKTFKKFSHLKKHRRIHMRQQQRLFPCANPMPIPAGPVAGDGVGSQGVTSQGCCAAAAAP
- the LOC139674181 gene encoding zinc finger protein 777-like isoform X2 translates to MAELRERLEALERRMERVETALRERPPAALRFHEVPVRFEDVAVSFSQQEWESLDQGQQELYRSVMEDSALSKPELLLWLEREEMLSTLMQSEPEAADVSPEPAGEPAHSSCAGRDGLLEAKTAEPGEGSCREPGAGGNPAEENRSLVKESRNLVEESRNLVEESWNLVKESRNPVEESRNPVEESRNPVDESRNPAEESRNPVEESRNPVEESRNPVDESRNPAEGVEEKKGLEEENGKDSENVGQGPVADIPEEPGKVDPGPGKPGNGSSVGRPVAYYRNATREFYSCPICRRSFLLKINFLIHQRSHRNLVPYVCVHCDRGFMSKKKFKRHLRACAANRTCQPLELATCPIQTPCPTSQPHTQVANGTCQPSEPEVCPVQTPCPTSQSHTQVANGTCQPSEPEVCPVQTPCPTSQSHTQVTNGMCQPSEPEVCPIQTPCPMSQSQTWAATGVCQPLSQPEACPSRTLCPTSQPPGPSRDCGRVWDKPSPARCRLPPGKVMYTCNECLENFSSQRFLTVHQHWHSGQHLILCPCCNQSFTHISGFVRQHWAHMGVRPYQCGVCQKTFKKFSHLKKHRRIHMRQQQRLFPCANPMPIPAGPVAGDGVGSQGVTSQGCCAAAAAP